In Helianthus annuus cultivar XRQ/B chromosome 3, HanXRQr2.0-SUNRISE, whole genome shotgun sequence, a single window of DNA contains:
- the LOC110929359 gene encoding pachytene checkpoint protein 2 homolog isoform X2, translated as MVEEENNLVFVLIDEVESLAAGRKAAISGSEPSDSIRGIRLEQCTIQSLNYEIYAIILTSASYITKRFINTFPSIIFLIL; from the exons ATGGTGGAGGAGGAGAACAATCTGGTATTTGTTTTAATCGATGAAGTTGAAAGCCTAGCTGCAGGAAGAAAAGCAGCTATATCTGGTTCAGAACCTTCAGATTCTATAAGGGGTATCAG GCTCGAGCAGTGCACAATTCAGTCGTTGAACTACGAAATATATGCAATCATCCTTACATCAGCCAGCTACATAACGAAGAG gTTCATAAACACGTTCCCAAGCATTATCTTCCTAATATTATAA
- the LOC110929359 gene encoding pachytene checkpoint protein 2 homolog isoform X1 — MVEEENNLVFVLIDEVESLAAGRKAAISGSEPSDSIRGIRWLEQCTIQSLNYEIYAIILTSASYITKRFINTFPSIIFLIL; from the exons ATGGTGGAGGAGGAGAACAATCTGGTATTTGTTTTAATCGATGAAGTTGAAAGCCTAGCTGCAGGAAGAAAAGCAGCTATATCTGGTTCAGAACCTTCAGATTCTATAAGGGGTATCAGGTG GCTCGAGCAGTGCACAATTCAGTCGTTGAACTACGAAATATATGCAATCATCCTTACATCAGCCAGCTACATAACGAAGAG gTTCATAAACACGTTCCCAAGCATTATCTTCCTAATATTATAA